From the Motacilla alba alba isolate MOTALB_02 chromosome 1, Motacilla_alba_V1.0_pri, whole genome shotgun sequence genome, the window GGCATTTGCACATTAGAATTCTGTATGCAGACCCAGAAGTCTCTCTCTCACACCATCACAAGGTACTCCAAGTGTAAGTGGAATTCTAGGTTGCCTGGAAGCATCTTGTAGAGAACAAGCATCTTGTAGGAAAAGTTAAGCTGTGCCTCAGTGGTGCCAGTCAGTGAAGGTTAGAATCCACCACGGGAAAGAATGTGTGCTTTTCTACAGCATTTGTGAAAAAGGATCTCAGGAAATGCTCCAGTTGCAGGATAAAAGCAGCTCTTTGCCTTGAGGCCTTGGGAAAATAATTCTCACAAGACCCAACAAGAGCCAACGAGAACCTTGGAAAAGACTGCTTGACTCAGGATCCACTTCACGTTCTCTCCATCACACTGGTCTTTCCATTTGGGAAAGATACCCGCTTCTTCCTCTATAAATGATCTCTCAAAGGCTCCAGCACTCACCTTTGTCTGCTCTTTCCTGAGTTGCTTTAATAATGCTGCATCTTCATGggccttttccctctcttctttaAGGGTTTTCACTACAGCGGAAGTCTGAGAGATGCAGTTTTTGATGATTCTTTCTCTATTGGTGTGAGCATCCATCAACTaagtggggagaaaaagaaagtcaCAGTGACTCATCAGAGAATGAAAACCTCCTAGTTATAAGTTTAAAGAGACACTTTCTAAAGTCATGGTATTGCTGTGCCTACAGAAATCCCTTTGAATTCATAATCCACATGTGGGAAACAATGCTGCTTTGAGCATCAGCTCCTCTCAACTTAGACTATCCTGGCATTCTTGCTCTTACCAAGTTGATCAAAAGTCAAAGGTAAACATGAGAAGgagtcctgcagagcagcaggaaaagcaagcaCCCTTTTTAAAAGATCCTTGAAGGATCAGCATTGCAGAACAAAGAACTTCCCTgcatggttttaaactgaagcaGTGTGTGGAGATGTTGAGCAGGACAGTTAAGAATACACAAAGCAGGATCTACCAAGGCAGTGTTTTCCTCAGACACTGAGGATGCTTTACTGACCACTGCACacaaaaaagcagaggaaagggagCTGAAAGTGCAAGGTGAGCACACTCACAGACTCGTACAGCTCTTTACACGTCTGGCCAGGATCAACTTTCCCCACAAAGGAAGCTGTTGGAATCGTGGTGTTTAATTCATGAACAATTCTATCATCGATTGTCCTCATcaccctgagcagctcctgtatttaaaaagagagagagaaatactTGGTTATATCTCTCAGAAAAGCCTATTACAAAAAAATTGCGTAGTCAAGCATTTTAATAGAAACTAAATAGGACTCCTTACAAAGAGTTAGAAGCACACCAAAGGAGCAATCCCACATGCAGGAGTATGTGCTGCAAATCACGGAGTTTCCTTGGCAGCAATGGCCAGAGCAGGGGGGAGTAACTGATGCCCCCTGAAGTCCCCGggccctgcaggcagcatggaCAAGCTGAAGAGCCTCTGCCCAAGTCCCCGTCTCCACTTCCACAAAGGAAACTGGGCACAACCTGCACCAAAACGGCAAACTTTGAATAAAAGCCCCCACCATTCTGGAGGGCGTGAAGCTGAGCTGGGGGCGGTTTAGGCTGGATCTCAGGAAAAAGTTTATTCACCaagagggtggctgggcactggaacaggctcctcagggcagTGGTCACGGCACCCAGCCCGACAGAGTTCAAGATGTGTTTGGACAGCACCCTCAGGCAGCTGGTGTGAcccttggggtgtcctgtgcagggccaggagctggactcggTGATCCCGGAGGGTCCCTAGCTactcaggatattctgggaTTTCGTGGTCGAGACACAGGCCGCTTCCTACGGCCCCCCGGCCTGGGCCCCGCTCGCAGCGCCGAAGACACGGGTGGCGCCCCACGCTCCCTCAAACGCCGCGGAGGCGCCCACGGAGCTCCCGCCGCCCGCGTGGCTCCCGCGCCGCGAGCGCTCCGTCCCGGGAAAGGGACCTGCGGGGAAGGGGAGGTGTCCGGGCCCGCTCCCGCCGGAGGGAAGAGGGCAGGGGGGAAGGCCGGACGCTGCTCCCTTCCCGCCGCATCCCGCCGGCCGCGAGCAGCGGGGTGACCTCGCGCACGGGGCGCGCGCTCCCGCGGGGCCGCTCGCCGggaggcggcgggagcgcgcggGGCGCgggagggggcggcggcggcggcggcggcgcccggcccggcccggcccggcccggctcgtccccgcccgccccgcgcgggTTACCTGGAACTCGGCAAAGTCCTCGCAGCTCGCGGCTCCGCTGGGCGCCGCCATCCTGGATCGGCCGAGGGAGCCGCGGCGCCCAATCCGGCGGGGAGCCGGGATGACgcgcggggcggagcggggcgggacCCGCCGGAGCGCGGCCCCTGGCGCAGCGGCCCCCAGTCGGGCATCTCCACCGGCAGCGGCCTCGCGGCCCCTTCGCCTCCCGCAGCCGCTGCGAGAGCTCCGGCCGCCCCCACCGGAGGCGGTGTCGGCCCCGGCGGCCCCGAGCGCCCCGCGGCGCCGCTCCCTCCAAtcgcgggccggggcggggcgcaGCGGTGACATTGAGCGGCGCCCAGCAGGGCCGAGGCAGCGCCATGTGGGGCCGCGCCGGTgagtgagggagggagggaggcggGGAGTGACCGAgccccgcggccgggccggggctgccgccgcTTCGCCTCCCTGCCGGGACCCCGAGCGGCCGGGCCCGGAGCGCGgagggggcggccccggccggcGCTGCGGCGGCAGCGAAGCCGAGCGTGAGGGGCCGTGTCCGATGGCCTGGCGTCCAAAACAGTGACAGGAGTGCGTCTGTGCCCCGGCTTCTCTCAAGAGCTTGAAAAGGGACCGGTTTCGTTGGGGGTGTCGCCTGTAAATGtaaattactgctttttcaGAGCGGGAGTGTGTTATTCCTCGAAGGTAAAGGACCTGAGGAGAGACACCTTCAGACAGTATAACgaagtaaaaaaaagaactcattttatattttcaaaagtgcactttttgcctttctgagttagtttggttggttgggtttttttttttccccgaactttttcattatattaattAATGCATTAGAAGCACTTTCTTTAAAGTATGTGTTTGTATATAAGGTGCCCTGGCCTTTTCTAATGCACTACAAAGTAGTTACCTCTCAGTGCTAAATATTCTGCCTTTTTTGACTTGACTCTGTCAATGCTTTTGGGATGTGACAAGATTAGTAGAATGCTGGTGTGCAGTCCTTGAAATAGCACCATCCAAAGTGTATCTAAAGCATATGCATAGATTAGTTCCTGGAAATTGTAATGTGTAATGTGTTTTAGAAATTGCTGGCAGGACAttatcttgcatttttttcctaaattaatttaattgcattCACATTTTTCTACATAGGATTACTGAGCAAGCTCAAGGCATACCTTATAAGcaagttttaatttctttggtaGGCTATTACAACTAAATCTGGTACTTCTTGCCTTCGTTTGTAcctattgtttttctttctttttttcctcttgtgtttaaaaaaacactgaaatgcttCCATTGAAAAGCTGGTTCCCACTTTCTACTGCTCTGAATTAAATTTGGCCTCTTCgcttcctctgctttctcttccaGATAGGGCTGTTCAACTGCTGGGAAGAAATGTTCCCTCAGTTCTGAGGATGACCGAGGGAGTGGACCCGAAGATAAGCAGAAGGCTGTGCATTAAACCCCAGCAAGACCTTCAGACAAAGACAAAGAGTAAGAGTCTTTGATAAAGTCATGGAATGTTTCATGCCATGGAATACTCACATATCCATGCTGCAGTCATCTCTACAGAAGTTTGGCTGACACAGGTGGTCATTTCCTTGATTTTGTGAGGGTTCTGGTCTCTAGACTGAAAAATGGAGCATTAAATTTGGTGAAGTCTTGCTTTTTAACAAAAAGCTGGGGGTCAATGTTTCCACTTGTGACAGTCACACAGCATTCACTTTGTAGCAGATCACCAGAACCTTATCTAGTGCACACTCCTACactgaggctcctcagctctgctctggaactGCCTGTTTAGCCCCACTGTAAACTGTTCATGTTTAGGAATGTTGTGCGAGCTAAAAGACTTTTGCAGTTTTTCGGagtgcagccagctccagctgttccaaAAACTGAATGTGCCCTGCAGGGACGAGTCTGAATTGTTCATGTTTAAGGGTGGAGCTGGTCAGGGAAAGCTCAGgccatgaaacattttttcactaTATATGGGACAGTTTCTGTGCTCCCTGTATCACAGGTTCCTTATGGCCTACCCGTGCAGGAGAAGAGGAGCACGCAGATGTGAAGCATTTGGCATGACTCTGTGTTAAAAACATGGATCAGCTGTACTGGGTAGGACAAAAGGTCTCCTTAAAAGTGTGATGTCTCCAGCAGGGGCCAGTAAA encodes:
- the MIX23 gene encoding coiled-coil domain-containing protein 58, which encodes MSPLRPAPARDWRERRRGALGAAGADTASGGGGRSSRSGCGRRRGREAAAGGDARLGAAAPGAALRRVPPRSAPRVIPAPRRIGRRGSLGRSRMAAPSGAASCEDFAEFQELLRVMRTIDDRIVHELNTTIPTASFVGKVDPGQTCKELYESLMDAHTNRERIIKNCISQTSAVVKTLKEEREKAHEDAALLKQLRKEQTKLKLMQSELNVEEVVNDRSWKVFNERCRIHYKPPKSQ